The Clostridioides sp. ES-S-0010-02 genome window below encodes:
- a CDS encoding indolepyruvate oxidoreductase subunit beta: MKKVKNVLLSGVGGQGTVLASKILSAGLIDAGYDVKMSEVHGMAQRGGSVTTQVRYGEKVHSPILGKGDVDVLVSFETMEALRYLDFLKPEGKLVVNDYEMPSAPILTGRVDYPENIIDDIKEKVDVTVIKAVDIARGFGNEKVMNVVLLGALIKALQLENDIDWEKIVSQQVKPKFIEINIKALREGMNI, from the coding sequence ATGAAAAAGGTTAAAAATGTATTGTTATCAGGAGTAGGAGGTCAGGGTACTGTTTTAGCAAGTAAAATACTTTCTGCTGGTCTTATAGATGCTGGATATGATGTTAAGATGTCAGAGGTTCATGGTATGGCTCAAAGGGGTGGAAGTGTAACAACACAAGTTAGATATGGAGAAAAAGTACACTCTCCTATACTTGGAAAAGGAGATGTTGACGTATTAGTTTCATTTGAGACTATGGAGGCTTTAAGATATCTTGATTTTCTTAAGCCTGAGGGTAAATTAGTAGTAAATGATTATGAAATGCCTTCTGCACCAATTTTAACAGGTAGAGTGGATTATCCTGAAAATATAATAGACGATATTAAAGAAAAAGTGGATGTAACAGTGATAAAGGCAGTTGATATTGCCAGAGGTTTTGGAAATGAGAAGGTTATGAATGTAGTACTTTTGGGAGCATTGATTAAGGCTTTACAGTTAGAAAATGATATAGATTGGGAAAAGATAGTATCACAACAGGTTAAACCTAAGTTTATAGAAATTAATATAAAAGCTTTAAGAGAAGGAATGAATATTTAG
- a CDS encoding PrsW family intramembrane metalloprotease, producing MKLDLFLLAVVPILIGMFWIRSKDKYCREPLIHLIKFFMIGAFLSVIIILLENLLMKFNVFEGYSELLYVSFIVAGLVEEGVKALILIPSLIKEKHFTEKLDGIIYSVFLSLGFATIENIVYIFSESRNLALQVGINRAVISIPAHVMFAITMGYYISKYKFEGNEIKKREYLFMAVLIPILLHGVFDFILMIEYRWAIILFIVYVIILWKINLDKLEKYMNNSKKVFFGNLKKKKIK from the coding sequence ATGAAGCTGGATTTATTTTTATTAGCAGTAGTACCTATATTAATAGGTATGTTTTGGATAAGATCTAAAGATAAATATTGTAGAGAGCCACTAATCCATTTAATTAAATTTTTTATGATAGGTGCTTTTTTAAGTGTTATAATTATTCTTTTAGAAAATCTATTAATGAAGTTTAATGTATTTGAAGGATATTCAGAATTATTATATGTATCATTTATAGTTGCAGGTCTTGTGGAAGAAGGTGTAAAAGCTTTAATACTAATTCCTTCATTGATTAAAGAAAAGCATTTTACTGAAAAATTAGATGGTATTATTTATTCTGTATTTTTATCTTTAGGATTTGCAACAATTGAAAATATAGTTTATATTTTCTCTGAAAGTAGAAATTTAGCACTACAGGTTGGTATTAATAGAGCAGTTATCTCCATTCCAGCTCATGTAATGTTTGCTATTACTATGGGATATTATATTTCTAAGTATAAGTTTGAGGGGAATGAAATTAAAAAACGTGAATACTTATTTATGGCTGTATTAATTCCGATTTTATTACATGGAGTTTTTGATTTTATATTGATGATAGAATATAGATGGGCTATTATATTATTTATAGTTTATGTCATAATTTTGTGGAAGATAAATCTTGATAAACTTGAAAAATATATGAATAACTCTAAAAAAGTGTTTTTTGGAAACTTAAAGAAAAAGAAAATAAAATAA
- a CDS encoding RsmB/NOP family class I SAM-dependent RNA methyltransferase: protein MANLPKEFLEDIREILEDEYDDFIKSYNEEKTTGLRINTLKIDKEKLLNLNLFDLYQIPWADEGFYYDDKINRPGRNPLHEAGAYYLQEPSAMSVIPKADIKEGDKVLDMCAAPGGKSTYILSRLNNTGLLVSNEINTSRIKALGENLERFGARNCIITNTDSNSLRKTFNGYFDKVIIDAPCSGQGMFRKDEVAILDWSQAKVIECQSIQKEIIRDGYKMLKKDGILIYSTCTFSKEENEHVINEFISEYPHAELVEMERLWPHKIKGEGHFVAKIKKLEEEESNVKELKIKNLDKEIKDYREFEKKFLKTDFYSNKKNKFYLRGENLYLLPEIYPDTKKLKVLRYGLHLGVLKKNRFEPSHALSHYLKVEDVKNVENFSVQSESILKYLKGDVINSNESRGWVLVSVEDIPLGWGKESAGAIKNHYPKGLRKVF, encoded by the coding sequence TTGGCAAATTTACCAAAAGAATTTTTAGAAGATATTAGAGAAATACTAGAAGATGAATATGATGATTTTATAAAAAGTTATAATGAAGAAAAGACTACTGGTCTTAGAATAAATACACTAAAAATTGATAAAGAAAAACTATTGAATTTAAATTTATTTGATTTATATCAGATACCGTGGGCAGATGAAGGTTTTTATTATGATGATAAAATTAATAGGCCTGGTAGAAATCCATTACATGAGGCTGGAGCATATTATTTACAAGAGCCTTCTGCAATGAGTGTAATACCAAAAGCAGATATTAAAGAAGGAGATAAAGTACTTGATATGTGTGCTGCACCTGGTGGCAAATCTACATATATATTATCTAGATTAAACAACACAGGTTTATTGGTTTCTAATGAGATTAATACAAGTAGAATTAAAGCTCTAGGAGAAAACTTAGAACGATTTGGGGCGAGAAATTGTATAATAACAAATACTGATTCTAATAGCTTAAGAAAGACATTTAATGGGTATTTTGATAAGGTGATTATAGATGCTCCTTGTTCTGGGCAAGGGATGTTTAGAAAAGATGAAGTGGCCATCTTAGATTGGAGTCAGGCAAAAGTAATTGAATGCCAATCTATTCAAAAAGAGATTATAAGAGATGGATATAAAATGTTAAAGAAAGATGGTATTCTAATTTACTCAACATGTACTTTTTCAAAAGAGGAGAATGAACATGTTATAAATGAGTTTATCAGTGAATATCCACATGCAGAACTTGTTGAGATGGAAAGGCTATGGCCTCATAAAATAAAGGGAGAAGGTCATTTTGTAGCTAAGATAAAAAAATTAGAAGAAGAAGAAAGTAATGTAAAAGAATTAAAAATAAAAAATTTAGATAAAGAAATAAAGGATTATAGGGAGTTTGAAAAGAAATTTTTAAAGACTGATTTTTATAGTAATAAAAAAAATAAATTTTATTTAAGAGGAGAAAATTTGTACCTACTTCCTGAAATATATCCAGATACAAAAAAACTAAAAGTATTGAGATATGGTTTGCATTTAGGGGTTTTAAAGAAGAATAGATTTGAGCCTTCTCATGCATTATCTCATTACTTAAAAGTTGAAGATGTAAAAAACGTTGAAAACTTTAGTGTACAAAGCGAATCGATTCTTAAATATTTAAAAGGGGATGTTATAAATTCTAATGAAAGTAGAGGATGGGTTTTGGTATCAGTTGAAGATATACCTTTAGGTTGGGGAAAAGAATCTGCTGGTGCAATTAAGAATCATTACCCTAAAGGTCTTAGAAAAGTATTTTAA
- a CDS encoding helix-turn-helix transcriptional regulator, with the protein MKEVLVLRDLECIKAIAHPRRIDILKAFDKSPLSAKQLSQLLEEPHAKINYHIKMLYKVGILELVEEKIKSGIVEKYYYPSAKNVVIGNRILNFSLDNGEEKEELYISRFENMSEVFYKAAEEDVLENENIVDYHDISLTHDELVELNDTMKSKIDEILNKRQDSVEGSKYDIAMVVVPTVEEECPN; encoded by the coding sequence ATGAAAGAGGTATTGGTATTACGAGATTTGGAGTGCATAAAGGCTATTGCACATCCACGTAGAATAGATATTCTAAAAGCATTTGACAAATCGCCATTGTCAGCAAAACAATTATCTCAATTATTGGAAGAACCTCATGCAAAAATAAACTACCACATAAAAATGTTATACAAAGTTGGTATTTTAGAATTAGTTGAGGAAAAAATAAAGTCGGGGATTGTGGAAAAATATTATTATCCAAGTGCAAAAAATGTGGTTATAGGGAATAGGATACTTAATTTTTCTTTAGACAATGGGGAAGAAAAAGAAGAATTGTACATATCAAGATTTGAAAATATGAGTGAAGTTTTTTATAAAGCAGCAGAGGAAGATGTTTTAGAAAATGAAAATATAGTTGATTATCATGATATTTCTCTTACTCATGATGAATTAGTTGAACTTAATGATACTATGAAATCAAAGATAGATGAAATTTTAAATAAAAGACAAGACAGCGTTGAAGGTTCTAAGTATGATATAGCTATGGTTGTAGTTCCTACAGTTGAAGAAGAATGTCCTAATTAG
- a CDS encoding nucleoside kinase: MKKINLKIDGRSKEYSLDENSLGIRLGDIAKEFCDEHKGYITLAVVDNKLKELNYRVKKDCEIEFLDTTNEDGERVYFRVMSFVFVMACREIFWDSRVTIEHSLSGGLYCEVHIERKLKEVDVENIKNKMKEIINNDYTIEKIEVTRDEAISIFENNEMYEKAELLKYKEYDSAKVYKCRNYIDHFYGYMLPSTGYIKSFDIILYNGGIIILGPSEEDKTLPMKFIPQPKLSNVYYEAEEWSRLMGIDKVVSLNRIIENNEYGDIIRTFEALHEKKLSQIADMIKDNNKRVVLIAAPSSSGKTSFAHRLSIHLRVNNLNPISISLDDYFIDRKHTPLDEYGNYDFESIYAIDLERFNLDLNKLLAGEEIEDIRFNFKAGEREYTGKKIKIDSNQPIILEGIHGLNPILTASIPDEDKFKIYISALTQINLDDHNRIPTADLRMIRRIVRDYNFRGYSADNTILQWASVRRGEKKNIFPYQDEADAIFNSACVYELAVLKRFAKPLLEEIDEDNPAYIEATRLLKFLQYFVELDDISDIPGTSILREFIGGSKIVD, from the coding sequence GTGAAGAAAATAAATTTAAAAATAGACGGAAGAAGTAAGGAGTATTCATTAGACGAAAATTCTTTGGGAATTAGACTAGGAGATATAGCAAAAGAGTTTTGTGATGAACATAAAGGATATATAACACTTGCGGTTGTAGATAATAAATTGAAAGAGTTAAATTATAGAGTGAAAAAGGATTGTGAGATAGAGTTTTTGGATACGACAAATGAAGATGGAGAAAGAGTTTACTTTAGAGTCATGTCATTTGTGTTTGTGATGGCTTGTAGAGAGATATTTTGGGACAGCAGAGTTACAATAGAACATTCACTATCTGGTGGACTATATTGTGAAGTTCATATAGAGAGAAAACTTAAAGAAGTTGATGTTGAAAATATAAAAAATAAAATGAAAGAGATAATAAATAATGACTACACTATAGAAAAAATAGAAGTTACGAGGGATGAAGCTATTTCTATATTTGAAAATAATGAGATGTATGAAAAAGCAGAACTTTTGAAATACAAGGAATATGATAGTGCTAAAGTATATAAATGTAGAAACTATATAGACCATTTTTATGGATATATGTTGCCATCAACTGGTTATATAAAATCGTTTGATATCATACTTTACAATGGAGGTATTATAATTTTAGGGCCTAGTGAAGAAGATAAGACTCTACCTATGAAATTTATACCTCAACCTAAGCTATCAAACGTATATTATGAAGCAGAAGAATGGTCAAGACTAATGGGAATTGATAAGGTAGTATCACTTAACAGAATAATAGAAAATAATGAATATGGAGATATAATAAGAACATTTGAAGCATTACATGAAAAGAAACTATCTCAAATAGCAGATATGATAAAAGATAACAATAAGAGAGTAGTTTTAATAGCAGCACCATCATCATCTGGAAAAACAAGCTTTGCTCATAGACTATCAATACATCTTAGAGTAAATAACTTAAATCCGATTTCAATATCTTTAGATGATTATTTTATAGATAGAAAACATACTCCTTTAGATGAATATGGAAACTATGATTTTGAGTCAATTTATGCTATAGATTTAGAGAGATTCAACTTAGATTTAAATAAACTTTTAGCAGGTGAAGAAATTGAGGATATAAGGTTTAACTTTAAAGCTGGGGAAAGAGAATATACTGGTAAAAAGATAAAGATAGACTCAAATCAACCAATTATATTAGAAGGTATACATGGGCTAAACCCTATTTTAACAGCATCTATACCAGATGAAGATAAATTTAAGATATACATAAGTGCCCTTACTCAAATAAATTTAGATGACCATAATAGAATTCCTACTGCCGATTTGAGAATGATAAGAAGAATTGTTAGAGATTATAATTTTAGAGGATATAGCGCTGATAATACTATTTTGCAATGGGCATCAGTTAGAAGAGGAGAAAAGAAAAATATATTCCCTTATCAAGATGAAGCAGATGCTATATTTAATTCCGCTTGTGTGTATGAATTAGCGGTTTTAAAGCGATTTGCTAAGCCTCTATTGGAGGAAATAGATGAAGATAATCCTGCTTATATTGAAGCTACTAGATTATTAAAGTTTTTACAGTATTTTGTTGAACTAGATGATATTTCTGATATACCAGGAACTTCAATCCTTAGGGAATTTATTGGAGGAAGTAAAATAGTTGATTAG
- a CDS encoding sugar phosphate isomerase/epimerase gives MAVGVASLLFNIEGALKLCESTKEITHLEIGIDNIYECSELCKYKQRISKLGLSIGIHLPMELNTCENIEYIRASWISFIEKIELELKGFDIRYFNLHLGYIMTNRLKNNRDKYLDNSVDFFNKINTDSHICIENTYSKGGDFSNIGNISYDFEYIFKRIKNSKICFCYDTGHCLIDEDDYLNNLKDKIKLIHLSDNDGINDIHVGIGRGILSEESVKEVLKLDAEYLVLEINYEDIEDTISKLNHIVGEG, from the coding sequence ATGGCAGTTGGTGTGGCATCTTTGTTATTTAATATTGAGGGTGCTTTAAAACTTTGTGAAAGTACAAAGGAAATAACTCATTTGGAAATTGGTATTGATAATATATATGAATGTAGTGAGTTATGTAAATATAAGCAGAGAATTTCTAAACTAGGGTTGTCTATAGGGATACATTTACCTATGGAATTAAACACTTGTGAAAATATAGAATATATACGAGCTTCATGGATAAGTTTTATTGAGAAGATAGAATTAGAGCTAAAAGGATTTGATATAAGGTACTTTAATCTTCATTTGGGTTATATTATGACAAATAGACTTAAAAATAATAGGGACAAGTATTTAGATAATAGTGTAGATTTTTTTAATAAAATAAATACAGATTCACATATTTGTATAGAGAATACTTATTCAAAAGGTGGGGATTTTTCAAATATTGGAAATATATCCTATGATTTTGAATATATATTTAAGAGGATTAAAAATTCTAAGATTTGTTTTTGTTACGATACTGGACACTGTTTAATTGATGAGGATGATTATTTAAATAACTTGAAAGATAAGATAAAATTGATACATTTAAGTGATAATGATGGTATCAATGATATACATGTTGGTATAGGAAGAGGTATTTTATCTGAAGAGAGTGTTAAAGAGGTTTTAAAATTAGATGCAGAATATTTAGTATTAGAAATAAATTACGAAGACATTGAAGATACTATAAGTAAATTGAATCATATTGTAGGAGAGGGTTAA
- the sleC gene encoding spore cortex-lytic protein SleC — translation MQDGFLTVSIIDATNNRPIQNATVNIYSMSNGSQSSSTLYQNLISNESGQVTGLVLPAPDVDYSLQPSDVRPYSQYIVEAIADGYETVVIEGTQLLATIEARQGVPMFPRTRSKRSFSRQSELIFDIGEHTLYGTYPPKIPESNLKPLPPPTGFVVLDNPVVPEFIVVHDGLPENTSAANYWIPFKEYIKNIASSEIYSTWPEQTIYANVIAIISFTLNRVFTEWYRNKGYNFTITSSTAYDHKFINNRNLFEPINVVVDAIFNTFIKRPPTSRQPLLAQYCDGQKSQCPNQMTQWGSKDLGDQGYDYERILRYFYGDEIVFEKAPVVSGVPVSFPGTTLQVGSSGQYVRTIQNQLNAISNSYPAIPKVREDGIYGTDTENSVKIFQGIFGLPQTGVVDFKTWYEISRVYVATTRIASLNPLI, via the coding sequence ATGCAAGATGGTTTCTTAACAGTAAGTATAATTGATGCTACTAACAATAGACCCATTCAAAATGCAACAGTAAACATATATTCAATGTCTAATGGTAGCCAAAGCTCATCAACTTTATACCAGAACCTAATAAGTAATGAATCTGGCCAAGTGACTGGATTAGTATTACCAGCACCAGATGTAGATTACTCTCTACAACCATCTGATGTTAGACCTTACAGCCAGTATATAGTAGAAGCTATAGCTGATGGATATGAGACAGTTGTCATAGAAGGGACACAGTTACTAGCTACAATTGAGGCGAGACAAGGAGTTCCTATGTTTCCTAGAACAAGAAGTAAGCGTTCCTTCTCAAGACAAAGTGAATTGATTTTTGATATAGGAGAACATACTTTATACGGTACTTATCCTCCTAAAATTCCAGAAAGTAACCTAAAACCATTACCACCACCTACTGGTTTTGTTGTATTAGATAACCCTGTAGTGCCTGAATTTATAGTAGTTCATGATGGTTTACCAGAAAATACATCAGCGGCAAATTATTGGATTCCATTTAAAGAGTACATTAAAAACATAGCCTCATCTGAAATATATTCAACTTGGCCTGAGCAGACAATCTACGCAAATGTAATAGCTATAATATCATTTACTTTAAATAGAGTCTTTACTGAATGGTACAGAAACAAAGGATATAACTTTACAATCACCTCATCAACAGCATATGACCATAAATTTATAAACAATAGAAACTTATTTGAACCAATTAACGTAGTTGTAGATGCTATATTTAATACATTTATAAAAAGACCTCCTACATCAAGACAGCCACTACTAGCTCAATATTGTGATGGTCAAAAATCTCAATGTCCTAATCAAATGACTCAATGGGGTAGTAAGGACCTAGGTGACCAAGGATACGATTATGAAAGAATACTAAGATATTTCTATGGAGACGAAATAGTGTTTGAAAAAGCTCCAGTAGTTAGTGGTGTACCAGTATCATTTCCTGGAACTACACTACAAGTTGGTTCTTCTGGACAATACGTTAGAACTATACAAAACCAGTTAAATGCTATATCTAATTCTTATCCAGCTATACCAAAAGTGAGGGAAGATGGAATCTATGGTACAGATACAGAAAATTCTGTAAAAATATTCCAAGGAATTTTTGGTTTACCTCAAACTGGAGTAGTTGACTTTAAGACATGGTATGAAATATCCAGGGTTTACGTAGCTACAACTAGAATAGCTTCTTTAAATCCTCTAATTTAG
- the iorA gene encoding indolepyruvate ferredoxin oxidoreductase subunit alpha — translation MKQLLTGNEAVARGAYEAGISYAAAYPGTPSTEILENIALYKDDIIAEWAPNEKVAVESAIGASIAGGRALAAMKHVGVNVAADPIFTYAYMGVNGAMIIVSGDDPGMHSSQNEQDNRHYAKFAKIAMIEPSNSQECKDMLKAAVEISEKYDTTVLFRMVTRICHSKGLVELGEKEETIVKKYERNLSKFDAIPATSRGLRIKLEDRLKKLEEFSNETDLNFIEWNDKKIGVITSGASYEYAKDVFGDTVSYLKLGFTYPLPTKKIRGFAEQVETVYVIEELEPYIEEHLKENNIPCIGKEKIPNIGELNPDIIAQSILGEKRKLIEYSQEKIVGRPPTLCAGCPHRGFFYELGKVKNVLISGDIGCYGLGGAEPLNAKDTCICMGGGPGVAHGAQKIFTKNNINMRTISTIGDSTFFHTGINGLIDIIYNKSNTVTCILDNRITGMTGHQENPGTGFSLQGDVTEMMDIETIVKALGCKNVKVVNPNMLNEVKEALNWALSIDEPSVIITRWPCALKKFTEDDKKRFDLTPSICSVDDEKCIGCKKCLTTGCPALRFDKSKKKSSINQAQCVGCTVCAQVCPVNAIKKVGEK, via the coding sequence ATGAAACAATTGCTTACAGGAAATGAGGCAGTAGCACGTGGTGCTTACGAAGCAGGCATATCTTATGCAGCTGCTTATCCAGGAACACCAAGTACTGAAATATTGGAAAATATAGCACTATATAAAGATGACATAATTGCAGAGTGGGCACCAAATGAGAAAGTAGCAGTAGAGTCAGCAATAGGAGCCTCTATTGCAGGAGGTAGAGCCCTTGCAGCTATGAAGCATGTTGGAGTAAATGTTGCTGCAGACCCAATATTTACATATGCATATATGGGAGTAAATGGTGCGATGATTATTGTATCTGGAGATGACCCTGGCATGCACTCATCACAAAATGAACAAGATAATAGACATTATGCTAAATTTGCAAAGATAGCTATGATAGAACCAAGCAACAGCCAAGAATGTAAGGATATGCTAAAGGCTGCGGTTGAGATAAGTGAAAAATACGATACAACAGTTTTATTTAGAATGGTGACTAGAATATGTCATAGTAAAGGACTTGTTGAGTTAGGAGAAAAAGAAGAAACAATTGTAAAAAAATATGAAAGAAATCTTTCTAAGTTTGATGCTATTCCAGCAACTTCAAGAGGATTAAGAATTAAACTTGAAGATAGATTAAAAAAGCTTGAAGAGTTTTCTAATGAAACTGACTTAAACTTTATAGAATGGAATGATAAGAAAATAGGCGTGATAACGTCAGGAGCTTCTTATGAGTATGCTAAAGATGTGTTTGGAGATACTGTATCATATTTAAAATTAGGATTTACATATCCTCTTCCAACAAAGAAGATAAGAGGTTTTGCAGAACAAGTAGAAACTGTTTATGTAATCGAAGAATTAGAACCTTATATAGAAGAACATCTTAAAGAAAATAACATACCATGTATTGGAAAAGAAAAGATACCTAATATAGGTGAGTTAAATCCAGATATTATAGCTCAATCAATTTTGGGAGAAAAAAGAAAACTAATAGAGTATAGCCAAGAAAAAATAGTTGGCAGACCTCCAACTTTATGTGCAGGATGTCCACACAGAGGATTTTTCTATGAGCTAGGAAAGGTTAAAAATGTACTTATAAGTGGAGATATAGGATGTTATGGTCTAGGAGGAGCAGAGCCTTTAAATGCTAAAGATACTTGTATATGTATGGGAGGAGGGCCAGGTGTAGCTCATGGAGCACAAAAGATATTTACTAAAAATAATATTAACATGAGGACTATATCTACAATAGGAGATTCAACATTCTTTCATACAGGAATAAATGGTCTCATAGATATAATCTACAACAAAAGTAATACTGTAACATGTATTCTTGATAATAGAATTACTGGAATGACTGGTCATCAAGAAAATCCTGGAACTGGATTTTCATTGCAAGGTGATGTTACTGAAATGATGGACATTGAGACTATAGTAAAAGCTTTGGGTTGTAAAAATGTAAAGGTAGTTAATCCTAATATGTTGAATGAAGTTAAAGAAGCATTAAATTGGGCTTTATCAATTGATGAACCTTCAGTAATAATCACTAGATGGCCATGTGCATTAAAAAAATTTACAGAAGATGATAAAAAAAGATTCGACCTTACACCATCAATTTGTAGCGTAGATGATGAGAAATGTATTGGATGTAAGAAATGCCTTACAACAGGATGCCCTGCTTTGAGATTTGATAAATCTAAAAAGAAATCAAGTATAAATCAGGCTCAATGTGTAGGATGTACAGTATGTGCACAAGTATGTCCAGTAAATGCTATAAAAAAGGTTGGTGAAAAGTAA
- the lepB gene encoding signal peptidase I, whose protein sequence is MGEAVKKEVVEWIKVIVIALVLAFAITRFIVPTIVKGESMYPTLVERDYLIVNRIAYKVGEPKYKDIIVFKTDLTEENGKKKDLVKRVIGVPGDHVKIKDSKVYVNDKLLDEVSYIHNNRTDGDIDIVVPEGKLFAMGDNRERSLDSRYDEVGLVDEHTVLGKVLVRLYPFSKIGTID, encoded by the coding sequence GTGGGTGAAGCAGTTAAAAAAGAAGTTGTAGAGTGGATAAAAGTGATTGTCATAGCTCTTGTTTTGGCATTTGCAATAACGCGTTTTATAGTGCCAACAATAGTTAAAGGAGAATCAATGTATCCTACGCTTGTAGAACGTGATTATTTGATAGTCAATAGAATTGCGTACAAAGTAGGAGAGCCAAAATACAAAGATATAATAGTATTCAAAACCGACTTAACAGAAGAAAATGGAAAGAAAAAAGATTTAGTAAAAAGAGTTATCGGGGTTCCTGGTGACCATGTAAAGATAAAAGACTCCAAGGTATATGTAAATGATAAATTGTTAGATGAAGTTTCCTATATACATAATAATCGTACTGATGGAGATATTGATATAGTAGTTCCAGAAGGAAAATTATTTGCAATGGGAGACAATAGAGAAAGAAGTTTAGATAGTAGATACGATGAGGTTGGATTGGTCGACGAGCACACCGTTCTAGGAAAAGTTCTAGTCAGATTGTATCCATTTTCTAAGATAGGAACTATTGACTAA
- the glsA gene encoding glutaminase A, giving the protein MNTLDETLLKEIISSNKKYTNYGQVASYIPELKNARRNDLGICIIDSENNIYSAGNCSTKFTIQSISKPIVLAMALMDNDWEDVFSNVGMEPSGDPFNSIMKLEINDTKKPCNPMINAGAIVTTSLINGSCLEEKEERMLSFFRKLARNDNIGINYDVYKSEKMTGDRNRAMAYLLKSDGFIRGNVEDVLDLYFKQCSIEVDSIDLARIGINLANYGVDIENGEHLMSEMVSRIVKTFMMTCGMYDASGEFAIKVGIPAKSGVGGGIMASVPGRMGIGVYGPALDKKGNSVAGVKVLEELSNKLRLNIF; this is encoded by the coding sequence ATGAATACGTTAGATGAGACATTATTAAAAGAAATTATAAGTTCTAATAAAAAATATACAAATTATGGACAAGTTGCTAGTTACATACCAGAATTAAAAAATGCTCGTAGAAATGATTTAGGAATTTGTATTATAGATAGTGAAAATAACATTTATAGTGCTGGAAATTGTAGCACAAAATTTACAATACAAAGCATTTCAAAACCAATTGTGCTTGCCATGGCACTTATGGACAATGACTGGGAAGACGTTTTTTCAAATGTTGGAATGGAGCCAAGTGGAGACCCATTTAATTCTATAATGAAACTTGAGATTAATGATACTAAAAAGCCCTGTAATCCAATGATAAATGCAGGAGCAATAGTTACCACTTCTCTTATAAATGGGAGCTGTTTGGAAGAAAAAGAAGAAAGAATGCTTAGCTTTTTTAGAAAATTGGCAAGAAATGATAACATAGGAATAAATTATGATGTCTATAAGTCTGAAAAAATGACTGGAGATAGAAATAGAGCTATGGCTTATCTGTTAAAAAGTGATGGATTTATCAGAGGTAATGTAGAAGATGTTTTAGACCTTTATTTTAAACAATGCTCAATTGAGGTGGATTCTATAGATTTAGCGAGAATTGGTATAAATCTTGCTAATTATGGAGTAGACATAGAAAATGGAGAGCATTTAATGAGTGAAATGGTATCTAGAATTGTCAAGACATTTATGATGACTTGTGGAATGTATGATGCTTCTGGGGAATTTGCTATTAAAGTTGGAATTCCTGCAAAATCTGGAGTTGGGGGTGGTATAATGGCTTCTGTGCCAGGACGTATGGGTATTGGTGTTTATGGACCTGCACTTGACAAAAAAGGTAACAGCGTCGCAGGAGTTAAAGTTTTAGAGGAGTTGTCAAATAAACTCAGATTAAATATTTTTTAA
- the lepB gene encoding signal peptidase I has translation MNETIKEEIVEWIKIIITALFLAFIITRFIKPTLVNGESMYPTLKPHDYLVANRITYKLSEPKCGDIMIFKTDLLQDNGRKKELVKRVIGVPGDHLKIKDSKVYINGKLLNEVSYIHDNYTEGEIDMVIPQGKVFAMGDNREVSLDSRYKEVGLVDEQNIKGKVILRVFPFTQIGIFE, from the coding sequence ATGAATGAAACTATTAAAGAAGAGATTGTAGAGTGGATAAAAATAATTATTACTGCACTTTTTTTGGCATTTATTATAACTCGCTTTATAAAACCAACATTAGTAAATGGAGAATCAATGTACCCAACACTTAAACCACACGATTACTTAGTGGCAAATAGAATAACATATAAATTATCAGAACCAAAATGTGGAGATATAATGATATTTAAGACTGACTTGTTGCAAGATAATGGGAGAAAAAAAGAGTTAGTAAAAAGGGTTATAGGTGTACCAGGAGACCATTTAAAAATTAAAGATTCTAAGGTTTATATAAATGGTAAGTTATTAAATGAAGTTTCATATATACATGATAATTATACTGAAGGCGAGATTGATATGGTGATTCCTCAAGGTAAAGTATTTGCTATGGGAGATAATAGAGAAGTAAGTTTAGATAGTAGGTATAAAGAAGTAGGATTAGTGGATGAACAAAATATTAAAGGAAAAGTTATTTTAAGAGTGTTTCCTTTTACACAAATAGGTATTTTTGAGTAG